Sequence from the Heterodontus francisci isolate sHetFra1 unplaced genomic scaffold, sHetFra1.hap1 HAP1_SCAFFOLD_91, whole genome shotgun sequence genome:
CactttcttcagctcctgtctgaatttagtctgtgtcacagtgtaaatgcatgtgttcgtgcaggaactgagaagctgcagcatctttgctgtttgttctgtgataaagagagggtcagtgtgtgaggaataatGTTGAATATCTGCAATTTGCCGATATATGACAAACACAACcactgtcatccataacagtataaaactgcctgaTATAccaaagagtaaaataattgattttctgcgattccccATCTCGGGGTCCTTGTAatgctctccattgctgtggccccggaatgcCCTGCGGACTTTACTAGAGACTAAAATCCGTCTGACACTCAGAACATTGATCAGCAAAATAAGGAACACCGGGACAGAAGGGGTTAAAATGGAGTTAAACGTGTCAAATGCTCCCCATGTGGGAGAGGCAAAGAAGCTCGGTTTAGTggaacaacccatgggaacattatcaatcatGTAATTTTGTCCCTGTGTAAAGTACCAAGGGACCgactccaaacagcccagcacactgacTGTTCCtataaccacagccgccgttttctcactgcaatattttgttttcagattctcacaacaaatggccacaaatcgatcaaaggtgaaagtgactgtgagccagacagaaacaactgtggctgcattaTGCAGGAcgaaaatgagagaacacacaggagtaattctcaagaATGAACCTATGAAATAAATTGCAACTATCCAaatcaatatgggaccagtgaaaaccaccaggagatcagccactgccattcccagcaagtagacagtgatacatttggagagaccacactttcctcgggacacgatcacaatcgccaccaagttaactggaagagagagaaaaggaagcagagaaattactgatcagaccttgagacaaagcagcagttgacAGGATCTGGGTTGAaacttccagctttgttgctgcatcgagcagtgaaaactgattcattgacctgggccgtgctttgccacagtgaaatgtttgaaaacataattatgaataatgaattgggaaattgatacagaaagtgaataaagtcagaaccgatcgactggaagtactgagtgaggatgaagtgccagtggggaaatgagaaggggttttacagagatggaatccaatgggtaaaTTGGAAATTTGTCTCCAGCCTGTTGGTTGTGAAGGGTTGGGGCCAGCTGGATGTGTAGCTGTTCTTTTGCTCTGGGTACAGAGAAGCGACAGGGACTATTACCAATTGggcaaaggctgaaaactgcagggcTGATTTTGAGCACTCGTATCAGTCATGatctggaatggtggagcaggcttgaagtgttgaacggcctcctcctgctcctatgttccaatattcctatcaggttggacgaggcagctggacgcGGAGCCAGTGAGTCAGATtcggagggagagaaggagagggacatGTTGTAGCTGGAGGTGAGACAGCAGCAAATGGTTTGGGAagttggataaactgaagcaatcgatgaggagacagaggattcaatacattgAGAGGAGAGATTCACGGGGAGAGCTTGCAGCAGAGCGTTAGATGGAACCTACTCTATACATCCCAGTAATACGACTCATTTAatgcattcaaacaataatccctgcggttattggtgttggagaacagttcattgttaattcaatatagtcaatatatttagttgtttttttccctccctgctccttttctccttccctatctctctcgagtgctcacaccctgtaaactgttacttaatgctcctTTTCACATATGATTGTTTCGCAACATTCTGCGCCTGTATTCGTTTCACCAATTCCATCTTTAATGATTCTatcctca
This genomic interval carries:
- the LOC137361669 gene encoding probable G-protein coupled receptor 139, yielding MAVADLLVVFTGPILIWIVAIYFIGSFLRITPVCSLIFVLHNAATVVSVWLTVTFTFDRFVAICCENLKTKYCSEKTAAVVIGTVSVLGCLESVPWYFTQGQNYMIDNVPMGCSTKPSFFASPTWGAFDTFNSILTPSVPVFLILLINVLSVRRILVSSKVRRAFRGHSNGEHYKDPEMGNRRKSIILLFGISGSFILLWMTVVVFVIYRQIADIQHYSSHTDPLFITEQTAKMLQLLSSCTNTCIYTVTQTKFRQELKKVVKYPLNLIVKLVKS